From one Angustibacter luteus genomic stretch:
- a CDS encoding DUF6492 family protein, whose protein sequence is MLDLVTVCYEPELPMLGLQARSLDRFLSPDLVGRIVVVDNTRRGLSSRQRRRLGHDYGGLRDRVQFRRPAELVDPAVLDGLRTSGWRLQQVLKLRAAAELTGSLCIVLDAKNHLVHDVDLGFFRDDDGHDRTRAYDLHGHPHLPSFEQTLRYLGLDPAQHVGRFTPTVTPFPLRPDLVRALLDDVAGRSERGFEREFVDHRLTEFFLYSGWLLSTGRALEDVFAFGQPDSPTVWPGAADAAGVRRQIERSLAGSLPFFAVHRSALVRLDRAARAALCGFWAERGLYSSPARARAGLRRMRVAAALAAVRGRWARRATSHR, encoded by the coding sequence GTGCTCGACCTCGTCACGGTCTGCTATGAACCCGAGCTGCCGATGCTCGGGCTGCAGGCGCGCTCGCTCGACCGCTTCCTGTCGCCCGACCTGGTGGGGCGGATCGTGGTCGTCGACAACACCCGGCGCGGGCTGAGCAGTCGCCAGCGGCGCCGGCTCGGGCACGACTACGGCGGCCTGCGGGACCGGGTGCAGTTCCGGCGTCCGGCGGAGCTGGTGGACCCGGCGGTGCTGGACGGCCTGCGGACCAGCGGCTGGCGGCTGCAGCAGGTGCTGAAGCTGCGAGCCGCCGCCGAGCTGACGGGAAGCCTCTGCATCGTCCTGGATGCCAAGAACCACCTCGTGCACGACGTCGACCTGGGGTTCTTCCGGGACGACGACGGTCACGACCGCACCCGCGCGTACGACCTGCACGGCCACCCGCACCTTCCGTCGTTCGAGCAGACCCTGCGGTACCTGGGGTTGGACCCGGCGCAGCACGTCGGCCGGTTCACTCCGACGGTGACGCCGTTCCCGCTCCGCCCGGACCTGGTGCGCGCGCTCCTGGACGACGTCGCCGGCCGGTCCGAGCGAGGATTCGAGCGCGAGTTCGTCGACCACCGGCTCACCGAGTTCTTCCTCTACAGCGGCTGGCTGCTGTCCACGGGGCGCGCGCTCGAGGACGTGTTCGCCTTCGGGCAGCCGGACAGCCCCACGGTGTGGCCGGGCGCGGCGGACGCCGCCGGGGTGCGCCGGCAGATCGAGCGCTCGCTCGCGGGCAGCCTCCCGTTCTTCGCCGTGCACCGCTCCGCGCTGGTGCGGCTGGACCGCGCGGCCCGTGCGGCGCTCTGCGGCTTCTGGGCCGAGCGGGGGCTGTACTCCTCACCGGCGCGGGCCAGGGCGGGGCTTCGACGGATGCGGGTGGCCGCTGCCCTCGCTGCCGTCCGCGGGCGCTGGGCTCGGCGCGCGACGTCGCACCGCTAG
- a CDS encoding adenylyltransferase/cytidyltransferase family protein, which translates to MSRRVGYAPGIYDLFHIGHLNILRTSRELCDHLVAGVVSDEMSMLAKGRTPVVPLVERLEIVRSCRYVDDVHAEVVPEKLDTWRELRFDVIFKGDDWRGTAKGHKLERDFASVGVEVVYLPYTAHTSSTQLRRVLDELSA; encoded by the coding sequence ATGAGTCGCCGTGTCGGGTACGCGCCCGGGATCTACGACCTGTTCCACATCGGGCACCTCAACATCCTGCGCACCTCGCGGGAGCTCTGCGACCACCTCGTCGCCGGGGTGGTGTCGGACGAGATGTCCATGCTGGCCAAGGGGCGCACCCCGGTGGTCCCGCTGGTCGAGCGCCTCGAGATCGTCCGCAGCTGCCGGTACGTCGACGACGTCCACGCCGAGGTCGTCCCGGAGAAGCTCGACACCTGGCGCGAGCTCAGGTTCGACGTGATCTTCAAGGGTGACGACTGGCGCGGCACGGCGAAGGGTCACAAGCTGGAGCGGGACTTCGCGTCGGTCGGCGTCGAGGTCGTGTACCTGCCGTACACGGCGCACACCTCGAGCACGCAGCTGCGTCGGGTGCTCGACGAGCTGTCGGCCTGA
- a CDS encoding polysaccharide biosynthesis tyrosine autokinase, whose product MDLREYVLILVKSWKLFVLLGLAGIALGMAQNQSSTPQYKASSTVFFSLSQGDSVSELVQGSTYTQNLVTSYAQLARMPVVLEPVIEDLGLDTTAKRLSGQVAAEAPLDTVLLKITVTDSSPSRAAAVANGIGHQLAVSVGQLSPKSTDKAEAVKVTTVAAADVPRYPSAPRTKVNLAAGLLAGLAAAFAIVAVRRLLDNKVRSEDDVRRVTDAPVIGSIGMRRGRRRSALVLDPTSHDPQVEAFRRLRTNLRSLDVDQQHRALVITSALAGEGKTTVALNLARTLAESDLRVLLVDADLRRPSLADYLGLEGTIGLTTALLQNVPLEELIQGWGPIHVLTAGETAVRPSELLGSDAMGRLVQQMAQLYDIVLLDGAPLLPVTDSASLGKHTSGALVVVDARRTRRQQFAQAVAALEIASVDVHGVVINRVSGHADSYGYYSDTNKPGLRRRWLQRRQHRRPRTPARPADPGHTPLTGGNVRPIPTPAPTPTPATAPTPAPAPAPAPASGPAPLTPPAGPAAGAPNPHRPASGDPHAAGRR is encoded by the coding sequence ATGGATCTGCGCGAGTACGTCCTGATCCTGGTCAAGAGCTGGAAGCTCTTCGTGCTCCTGGGTCTGGCGGGCATCGCCCTCGGTATGGCGCAGAACCAGAGCAGCACGCCGCAGTACAAGGCGTCCAGCACGGTCTTCTTCTCACTCTCCCAGGGCGACTCGGTCAGTGAGCTCGTCCAGGGCTCGACGTACACCCAGAACCTCGTCACCTCCTACGCCCAGCTCGCCCGGATGCCCGTGGTGCTGGAGCCGGTGATCGAGGACCTCGGCCTGGACACCACGGCCAAGCGGCTGTCCGGCCAGGTCGCGGCCGAGGCCCCGCTGGACACGGTCCTGCTCAAGATCACCGTCACCGACTCCTCGCCCAGCCGGGCCGCCGCCGTGGCGAACGGCATCGGCCACCAGCTCGCGGTGTCCGTCGGTCAGCTCTCGCCGAAGTCCACCGACAAGGCCGAGGCGGTGAAGGTGACGACGGTCGCCGCCGCGGACGTCCCGCGCTACCCGTCCGCGCCGCGCACGAAGGTCAACCTGGCGGCCGGCCTGCTGGCCGGACTGGCGGCCGCCTTTGCGATCGTGGCCGTCCGTCGCCTGCTGGACAACAAGGTCCGCAGCGAGGACGACGTCCGGCGGGTCACCGACGCCCCCGTCATCGGGTCCATCGGCATGCGCCGCGGTCGGCGGCGCAGCGCGCTGGTGCTCGACCCGACCAGCCACGACCCGCAGGTCGAGGCGTTCCGCCGGCTGCGCACCAACCTGCGCTCGCTGGACGTCGACCAGCAGCACCGGGCGCTGGTCATCACCTCCGCCCTGGCCGGCGAGGGCAAGACCACCGTGGCGCTGAACCTGGCCCGCACGCTCGCCGAGTCCGACCTGCGGGTGCTGCTCGTGGACGCCGACCTGCGCCGCCCGAGCCTCGCCGACTACCTCGGGCTGGAGGGGACGATCGGGCTGACCACCGCACTCCTGCAGAACGTCCCGCTCGAAGAGCTCATCCAGGGTTGGGGCCCCATCCACGTGCTCACCGCCGGCGAGACCGCCGTGCGCCCGAGCGAGCTGCTCGGCTCCGACGCCATGGGCCGCCTCGTCCAGCAGATGGCCCAGCTGTACGACATCGTCCTCCTGGACGGCGCGCCGCTGCTGCCGGTCACGGACTCGGCGAGCCTGGGCAAGCACACCAGCGGCGCCCTGGTCGTCGTCGACGCCCGGCGCACGCGCCGCCAGCAGTTCGCGCAGGCGGTGGCCGCTCTGGAGATCGCGTCGGTGGACGTGCACGGCGTCGTGATCAACCGGGTGTCCGGGCACGCGGACAGCTACGGCTACTACTCCGACACGAACAAGCCGGGCCTGCGCCGGCGCTGGCTGCAGCGGCGCCAGCACCGTCGCCCCCGGACGCCTGCCCGACCGGCTGACCCGGGCCACACCCCGCTGACCGGCGGGAACGTCCGCCCGATACCGACGCCGGCGCCGACGCCGACGCCCGCGACCGCACCGACGCCCGCGCCTGCGCCGGCGCCCGCGCCGGCCAGCGGACCGGCTCCGCTGACCCCGCCCGCCGGCCCGGCGGCCGGTGCGCCCAACCCGCACCGGCCCGCGAGCGGCGACCCGCACGCTGCGGGACGGCGCTAG
- a CDS encoding glycosyltransferase, which produces MSPRHDGRVVVLQSFGRPRPTTNPYLQLLARSVPADRVHMLPFSWRTALVGRWDVFHVHWPDVLIRGSGRVRTIGRQLAALALLLRIRVTGAGLVRTVHNVRPHEGGSRLEQLVLGLFDRWTTAQIELGPVRAPQVRAPATLVPHGHYQDWYRGADVPDSVPGRLMYFGLIRPYKGVLPLVGAFRELADPALSLRVAGQVPSPQLRAELELALSSTPSASGLLEHVDDATLAAEVGHAELVVLPYLEMGNSGAALLALSLGRPVLVPASESTRALAAEVGEAWVLTYDGELGPDILRQGLARARAGHDAGATPDLGAREWVAAGRRHADVYAAAPRRARRRARFSEPGSPAGRGTSRST; this is translated from the coding sequence GTGAGTCCACGCCACGACGGGCGGGTCGTCGTCCTGCAGTCGTTCGGCCGCCCGCGCCCGACCACGAACCCGTACCTGCAGCTGCTGGCCCGCTCCGTGCCGGCCGACCGGGTGCACATGCTCCCGTTCAGCTGGCGGACGGCCCTGGTCGGGCGCTGGGACGTCTTCCACGTGCACTGGCCGGACGTGCTGATCCGGGGCTCCGGTCGCGTCCGGACCATCGGCCGCCAGCTGGCCGCGCTGGCGTTGCTGCTGCGCATCCGGGTCACCGGCGCCGGACTGGTCCGCACGGTGCACAACGTGCGCCCGCACGAGGGCGGGAGTCGCCTGGAGCAGCTCGTGCTGGGCCTGTTCGACCGGTGGACCACCGCGCAGATCGAGCTCGGCCCGGTGCGGGCGCCGCAGGTCCGCGCGCCGGCCACCCTGGTGCCGCACGGCCACTACCAGGACTGGTACCGCGGCGCGGACGTGCCGGACTCGGTGCCGGGTCGACTGATGTACTTCGGCCTGATCCGGCCGTACAAGGGCGTGCTGCCCCTCGTGGGCGCGTTCCGCGAGCTGGCCGACCCGGCGCTGAGCCTGCGGGTCGCCGGGCAGGTTCCCTCGCCGCAGCTGCGGGCCGAGCTGGAGCTCGCGCTCTCGAGCACCCCCTCGGCGAGTGGCCTGCTGGAGCACGTGGACGACGCGACGCTGGCCGCCGAGGTCGGTCACGCCGAGCTGGTCGTGCTGCCCTACCTCGAGATGGGCAACTCGGGCGCCGCCCTGCTCGCCCTGTCGCTGGGCCGTCCGGTCCTGGTCCCGGCCAGCGAGTCCACCCGGGCGCTGGCCGCTGAGGTGGGCGAAGCCTGGGTGCTGACCTACGACGGCGAGCTCGGGCCGGACATCCTGCGCCAGGGGCTCGCGCGGGCGCGCGCCGGCCACGACGCGGGAGCCACCCCGGACCTGGGCGCCCGCGAGTGGGTGGCCGCAGGACGCCGGCACGCCGACGTGTACGCGGCCGCCCCCCGGCGGGCCCGCCGCCGGGCCCGCTTCAGCGAGCCAGGATCCCCAGCAGGTCGCGGCACATCGCGGTCGACGTGA
- a CDS encoding glycosyltransferase, with the protein MRQVRVARVYESLRTAHLERFAVMAPATVLYHGTRYDYDLSVLPDGVPVPRQVSRPAAVRELLTGGYDVVELNEPLMTRRWPDLLAQLVAARLAPRRRALAVAYCIGLTDPADELAARLPRPLARLATRVVLGVLVRGFDRLAFGTQGCYDLVAGYVPHRVLARRAAVFPALPTACDCPPGEREPGTVLFVGAFSERKGVRQLLAGWEALGAGAQGLRLHLIGKGPLLEHVQHWAAGRDEVRVDVDPPRSLVHEALRRAHVLVLLSQRVGAWREQVGLPLVEGLGHGCEVVTTSETGLAGWLQAHGHEVLAPTAPASQVAQALARAAGSPRDAGQVLADLPTTDSRIAADRWLLRPPTGRGQETAMTGTSDVRATVLFAPGKGPQAWARRHAQSPVPGRWPYGLDGLEQGGAQVSAVELRPPSAAARLARRASAGRVSALRPATRVAGDLLCWDEQTAAQIHGTVRGERLLSGVIWVTDRLDRPEAAADVARTRDLLRGLDGLWTLSRPQVDVLAQWLGPDAPPVSFLRFGVDPDFYGFAPYQQAEPMVVSIGGDRDRDPRTLFAALEIVRSERPDVRVVVQSSSKEPAPEGIEVLAHVPHAQVAELYARASVVAVATRPNQHVSGMTVALEAMSTGRPVVISDTPGMDDYVDETTGRVVPVADPAAMAAQILALLADRGTAGTLGAAGRAAVEDRFTSTAMCRDLLGILAR; encoded by the coding sequence GTGAGGCAGGTGCGGGTCGCGCGCGTCTACGAGTCGCTGCGGACGGCGCACCTCGAGCGCTTCGCCGTGATGGCGCCGGCCACCGTGCTGTACCACGGCACCCGGTACGACTACGACCTCAGCGTCCTGCCGGACGGCGTGCCGGTGCCGCGCCAGGTCTCCCGGCCCGCGGCGGTGCGTGAGCTGCTCACCGGGGGCTACGACGTCGTCGAGCTCAACGAGCCGCTGATGACCCGGCGCTGGCCGGACCTGCTGGCCCAGCTGGTCGCCGCCCGCCTGGCGCCGCGGCGGCGAGCGCTGGCCGTGGCCTACTGCATCGGGCTGACCGACCCGGCCGACGAGCTCGCCGCGAGGCTGCCCCGGCCGCTCGCCCGGCTGGCCACCCGCGTGGTCCTGGGGGTGCTGGTGCGCGGCTTCGACCGCCTGGCCTTCGGTACCCAGGGCTGCTACGACCTGGTGGCCGGCTACGTCCCGCACCGGGTGCTCGCCCGCCGGGCCGCCGTCTTCCCGGCGCTGCCCACGGCGTGCGACTGCCCACCCGGCGAGCGTGAGCCGGGCACCGTGCTGTTCGTGGGGGCGTTCAGCGAGCGCAAGGGCGTGCGGCAGCTCCTGGCCGGGTGGGAGGCCCTCGGCGCCGGTGCGCAGGGCCTGCGACTGCACCTGATCGGCAAGGGTCCGTTGCTCGAGCACGTCCAGCACTGGGCGGCCGGCCGGGACGAGGTCCGGGTCGACGTCGACCCGCCGCGCTCGCTGGTGCACGAGGCGCTGCGCCGCGCGCACGTGCTCGTGCTGCTCTCCCAACGGGTCGGCGCCTGGCGCGAGCAGGTCGGCCTGCCGCTGGTCGAGGGGCTCGGCCACGGCTGCGAGGTCGTCACGACGAGCGAGACGGGGCTGGCCGGCTGGCTGCAGGCCCACGGGCACGAGGTCCTGGCTCCGACGGCGCCGGCGTCGCAGGTGGCCCAGGCCCTGGCCCGGGCGGCGGGCTCGCCGCGAGACGCCGGGCAGGTCCTCGCCGACCTGCCCACCACCGACAGCCGCATCGCCGCCGACCGGTGGCTGCTGCGCCCCCCGACCGGCCGAGGCCAGGAGACCGCTATGACCGGCACGAGCGACGTCCGCGCCACCGTCCTGTTCGCCCCCGGGAAGGGTCCGCAGGCGTGGGCCCGGCGGCACGCGCAGAGTCCGGTGCCCGGCCGCTGGCCGTACGGCCTGGACGGTCTCGAGCAGGGCGGCGCGCAGGTCTCGGCAGTGGAGCTTCGTCCCCCGTCCGCCGCGGCCCGCCTGGCCCGCCGGGCGAGCGCGGGGCGGGTCTCGGCGCTGCGCCCGGCCACCCGGGTCGCCGGTGACCTGCTCTGCTGGGACGAGCAGACCGCCGCGCAGATCCACGGGACGGTCCGCGGCGAGCGGCTGCTGTCCGGCGTGATCTGGGTGACCGACCGGCTCGACCGGCCCGAGGCCGCCGCGGACGTCGCCAGGACCCGGGACCTGCTGCGCGGCCTGGACGGGCTGTGGACGCTCAGCCGCCCGCAGGTCGACGTCCTCGCGCAGTGGCTCGGCCCGGACGCCCCGCCGGTCAGCTTCCTGCGGTTCGGCGTCGACCCGGACTTCTACGGGTTCGCGCCCTACCAGCAGGCGGAGCCGATGGTGGTGAGCATCGGCGGTGACCGCGACCGCGACCCGCGGACGTTGTTCGCGGCCCTGGAGATCGTGCGGAGCGAGCGCCCGGACGTGCGGGTCGTGGTGCAGTCGTCGTCCAAGGAGCCGGCCCCGGAGGGCATCGAGGTGCTCGCCCACGTGCCGCACGCCCAGGTCGCCGAGCTCTACGCTCGCGCCTCGGTCGTCGCCGTCGCCACCCGCCCGAACCAGCACGTGTCCGGCATGACCGTGGCGCTGGAGGCGATGAGCACGGGCCGCCCCGTCGTGATCTCCGACACCCCGGGCATGGACGACTACGTGGACGAGACGACCGGTCGGGTCGTGCCGGTCGCCGACCCGGCAGCCATGGCCGCGCAGATCCTCGCGCTGCTCGCGGACCGCGGGACCGCCGGCACCCTCGGTGCCGCGGGTCGCGCGGCGGTCGAGGACCGTTTCACGTCGACCGCGATGTGCCGCGACCTGCTGGGGATCCTGGCTCGCTGA
- a CDS encoding oligosaccharide flippase family protein, translated as MSVVDDQDQQPSVPEKVEVKHARDTWIGLIRSGGTRMAVLPISAVIGIFNTRIIIEHYGEASYAQYGLLVGIGALLPWADLGISAAIMNVIGGSHDPSRDSKVHGVLVTCIRILCGSMVTICAVSVGISVLGLWPTIFGEGLQPGGGAVAAAVCLALLGIGMPFGIGQRILAGMGKNHVGLALLGLQAPVTLVTLLILTHWHVPAGNFVAVIPYGTAVLIALIATVLGGRMIAPMLGRSVRSAPHVRTERGGEVFSVAWPMLVQMIALPIAMQTDRIVLSHLSGTTSLAQYNLASQIYSPVWAVVSAAGFTLWPVFARERARGRHASPMSISLVFGVAAALVCLGLSLASPLLSQVATGGTIHLPVSLLVAYSLFMICQAVKYPLGMYMTDARGLRYQAVMICLLLPVNLGLSIWLTGLIGPSGPIIGSAVGVLLFQVIANVVYVRRDRAKVVGT; from the coding sequence ATGAGCGTCGTGGACGACCAGGACCAGCAGCCGTCGGTGCCGGAGAAGGTCGAGGTCAAGCACGCCCGGGACACCTGGATCGGGCTGATCCGCAGCGGTGGCACCCGGATGGCCGTGCTGCCGATCTCGGCGGTCATCGGCATCTTCAACACCCGGATCATCATCGAGCACTACGGCGAGGCGTCCTACGCCCAGTACGGCCTGCTCGTCGGGATCGGCGCCCTGCTGCCGTGGGCCGACCTCGGCATCTCGGCCGCGATCATGAACGTCATCGGCGGTTCGCACGACCCCAGCCGGGACTCCAAGGTGCACGGCGTCCTGGTCACCTGCATCCGGATCCTGTGCGGGTCGATGGTCACGATCTGCGCGGTGTCGGTGGGCATCTCGGTGCTCGGGCTGTGGCCGACGATCTTCGGTGAGGGGCTGCAACCGGGTGGCGGAGCGGTCGCCGCGGCCGTCTGCCTCGCGCTGCTCGGAATCGGCATGCCGTTCGGCATCGGTCAGCGGATCCTGGCCGGGATGGGCAAGAACCACGTCGGGCTGGCGCTGCTCGGCCTGCAGGCCCCGGTCACGCTGGTGACGCTGCTGATCCTGACCCACTGGCACGTGCCGGCCGGGAACTTCGTCGCGGTGATCCCGTACGGCACCGCCGTGCTCATCGCGCTGATCGCCACCGTCCTCGGCGGCCGGATGATCGCCCCGATGCTCGGTCGCTCGGTGCGCAGCGCGCCGCACGTGCGCACCGAACGCGGTGGCGAGGTCTTCAGCGTGGCCTGGCCGATGCTGGTCCAGATGATCGCGTTGCCGATCGCCATGCAGACCGACCGGATCGTGCTCAGCCACCTGTCCGGCACCACGTCGCTGGCGCAGTACAACCTCGCCTCGCAGATCTACTCGCCGGTCTGGGCGGTGGTCAGCGCGGCCGGCTTCACGCTGTGGCCGGTGTTCGCCCGCGAGCGCGCCCGGGGCCGGCACGCCTCACCGATGAGCATCTCGCTGGTGTTCGGGGTGGCGGCGGCACTCGTCTGCCTGGGTCTGTCGCTCGCCTCGCCGCTGCTGTCCCAGGTGGCCACGGGCGGCACGATCCACCTGCCGGTCAGCCTGCTCGTCGCCTACTCGTTGTTCATGATCTGCCAGGCGGTCAAGTACCCGCTCGGGATGTACATGACCGACGCGCGGGGCCTGCGCTACCAGGCGGTCATGATCTGCCTGCTGCTGCCGGTGAACCTCGGCCTCTCGATCTGGCTGACCGGGCTGATCGGGCCGTCCGGGCCGATCATCGGCTCGGCCGTGGGAGTGCTGCTGTTCCAGGTCATCGCGAACGTCGTGTACGTGCGGCGGGACCGGGCCAAGGTCGTCGGCACGTGA
- a CDS encoding glycosyltransferase family 2 protein, giving the protein MSAQPQAPAHVSRLGVVVVNYASHQLLADRLPALRALEAPHDVVVVDNLTTGAERSAVGALAHQHGWQVIEADRNLGFGGGMNLGVARAAELGCDAVLLLNPDVDVDPAVVEALLDGARRHPGALVSPRIVLPGGRTWFSGGVLQLATGDLRAGGGPDLTARGSWLTAACLLVPLSTWRAVGGFDDRYFMYWEDVDLSWRAAQQGLPLVVLDDVEVVHHVGGTQSGDAKSPLYFYFNCRNRLLFAAKNLPRRERLRWLLATPRASWRVLRRHGGRKRILRSPRVVLGAVRGTLAGVGALLRPTGAGAG; this is encoded by the coding sequence GTGAGCGCCCAGCCGCAGGCCCCGGCCCACGTCTCCCGGTTGGGCGTGGTCGTCGTGAACTACGCCTCGCACCAGCTCCTGGCCGATCGGCTGCCGGCGCTGCGCGCGCTCGAGGCCCCGCACGACGTCGTGGTCGTCGACAACCTGACGACCGGCGCGGAGCGGTCCGCCGTCGGCGCACTGGCCCACCAGCACGGCTGGCAGGTGATCGAGGCCGACCGCAACCTGGGCTTCGGCGGTGGCATGAACCTGGGCGTCGCGCGGGCGGCCGAGCTCGGCTGCGACGCCGTCCTGCTGCTGAACCCGGACGTCGACGTCGACCCGGCGGTGGTCGAGGCGCTGCTGGATGGCGCCCGGCGACACCCGGGCGCCCTGGTCTCCCCGCGGATCGTGCTGCCGGGCGGTCGCACCTGGTTCTCCGGTGGCGTCCTGCAGCTGGCCACCGGTGACCTGCGCGCCGGCGGCGGCCCGGACCTGACCGCGCGCGGCTCCTGGCTCACCGCCGCCTGCCTGCTGGTGCCGCTGTCGACGTGGCGGGCGGTCGGCGGCTTCGACGACCGCTACTTCATGTACTGGGAGGACGTCGACCTCAGCTGGCGGGCCGCCCAGCAGGGGCTGCCGCTGGTCGTGCTGGACGACGTCGAGGTGGTGCACCACGTCGGTGGCACCCAGAGCGGCGACGCCAAGTCGCCGCTGTACTTCTACTTCAACTGCCGCAACCGGTTGCTCTTCGCCGCGAAGAACCTGCCGCGCCGGGAGCGGCTGCGCTGGCTGCTGGCCACGCCGCGGGCGTCGTGGCGGGTCCTGCGCCGGCACGGTGGGCGCAAGCGGATCCTGCGTTCGCCGCGCGTCGTGCTGGGCGCCGTCCGCGGGACGCTGGCCGGTGTGGGCGCGTTGCTGCGGCCCACCGGGGCGGGTGCCGGATGA
- a CDS encoding glycosyltransferase family 2 protein, producing MQVEQPPRADVESVVVAVLTYRRPDDLAAILPELVRQATLASRPARVLVVDNDPEAAARQTVVEGWPDVQYVHEPRPGIAAARNRALAEAGRDDLLVFVDDDERPVPDWLDLLLAVWVERRCAAVVGPVVSEFAVEPSAWVSAGRFFDRRRLPTGTAVQVAATNNLLLDLAQVRSAGLTFDERFGLSGGSDTLFTRQLHESGGAMLWCDEALVVDVVPAARVERRWVLARAFRSGNGWTRTSLQLSGNAAGRLGVRVRLLGAGAVRVLGGGARALVGLVRRDVGDQARGVRTLARGAGMVAGTWGYVYSEYKRP from the coding sequence GTGCAGGTCGAGCAGCCGCCCCGAGCGGACGTCGAGTCCGTGGTGGTCGCGGTGCTGACCTACCGCAGGCCCGACGACCTGGCGGCGATCCTGCCCGAGCTGGTGCGCCAGGCCACGCTGGCCAGCCGGCCGGCGCGCGTGCTGGTCGTCGACAACGACCCGGAGGCTGCGGCGCGCCAGACGGTCGTCGAGGGCTGGCCCGACGTCCAGTACGTCCACGAGCCCCGGCCCGGCATCGCCGCGGCCCGCAACCGTGCGCTGGCCGAGGCCGGTCGCGACGACCTGCTGGTGTTCGTGGACGACGACGAGCGCCCGGTGCCGGACTGGCTGGACCTGCTGCTGGCGGTCTGGGTCGAGCGGCGCTGTGCGGCCGTCGTGGGTCCGGTCGTCTCGGAGTTCGCGGTCGAGCCGTCCGCCTGGGTGTCGGCGGGCCGCTTCTTCGACCGGCGCCGGCTGCCCACCGGCACGGCGGTGCAGGTGGCCGCCACCAACAACCTGCTGCTGGACCTGGCGCAGGTGCGCTCGGCCGGCCTGACCTTCGACGAGCGGTTCGGCCTCAGTGGCGGCTCCGACACGTTGTTCACCCGTCAGCTGCACGAGAGCGGCGGTGCGATGCTCTGGTGCGACGAGGCCCTGGTGGTGGACGTCGTGCCGGCCGCGCGGGTCGAGCGCCGCTGGGTGCTGGCGCGGGCGTTCCGCAGCGGCAACGGCTGGACGCGCACGTCGCTCCAGCTCAGCGGCAACGCCGCCGGTCGCCTGGGGGTGCGCGTACGGCTGCTGGGCGCCGGTGCGGTCCGGGTCCTGGGCGGCGGCGCCCGGGCGCTGGTCGGGTTGGTCCGCCGCGACGTCGGTGACCAGGCGCGTGGGGTGCGCACCCTGGCCCGCGGCGCCGGCATGGTCGCCGGCACCTGGGGTTACGTCTACTCCGAGTACAAGCGGCCGTGA